A single genomic interval of Mustela nigripes isolate SB6536 chromosome 7, MUSNIG.SB6536, whole genome shotgun sequence harbors:
- the STX16 gene encoding syntaxin-16 isoform X1, with protein sequence MATRRLTDAFLLLRNNSIQTRQLLAEQVSSHTTSSPLHSRSIAALADDRMALVSGISLDPEAAIGVTKRSPPKWVDGVDEIQYDVGRIKQKMKELASLHDQHLNRPTLDDSSEQEHAIEITTQEITQLFHRCQRAVQALPSRARRACSEQEERLLRNVVASLAQALQELSTGFRRAQSGYLKRMKNREERSQHFFDTSVPLMDDGDDNTLYDRGFTDDQLVLVEQNTLMVEEREREIRQIVQSISDLNEIFRDLGAMIVEQGTVLDRIDYNVEQSCVKTEDGLKQLHKAEQYQRKNRKMLVILILFVIIIVLIVVLIGVKSR encoded by the exons ATGGCCACCAGGCGTTTAACCGACGCTTTCTTGTTGTTGCGGAATAATTCCATCCAAACCCGGCAGCTGTTAGCCGAGCAAGTGAGTAGTCACACCACCTCCAGCCCTCTGCATTCACGTAGCATTGCTGCG CTCGCTGATGACCGTATGGCTCTGGTGTCAGGCATTAGCTTAGATCCAGAAGCAGCAATTGGCGTGACAAAACGGTCACCTCCGAAATGGGTGGACGGAGTGGATGAA ATACAGTATGATGTCGGCCGGATCAAACAGAAGATGAAGGAATTAGCCAGCCTTCACGACCAGCATTTGAACAGACCTACCCTGGATGACAGCAGCGAGCAGGAACACGCCATTGAAATCACCACCCAAGAGATCACTCAG CTCTTCCACAGGTGCCAGCGAGCCGTGCAGGCTCTGCCCAGCCGGGCGCGCAGGGCCTGCTCCGAGCAGGAGGAGCGGCTCCTTCGCAACGTGGTGGCCTCGCTGGCGCAGGCTCTGCAGGAGCTGTCCACCGGCTTCCGGCGCGCGCAGTCGGGCTACCTCAAAC GCATGAAGAATCGAGAGGAAAGATCCCAGCATTTTTTTGATACATCAGTACCACTAATGGATGATGGAGACGATAATACTCTTTATGACCGG GGTTTTACGGACGACCAGTTGGTGCTGGTGGAGCAGAACACGCTGATGGTGGAGGAGCGTGAGCGGGAGATCCGCCAGATCGTGCAGTCCATCTCCGACCTGAATGAGATATTCCGGGACTTGGGAGCGATGATCGTAGAGCAG GGTACAGTCCTTGACAGAATTGACTACAACGTTGAGCAGTCCTGTGTCAAGACCGAAGACGGCCTGAAACAGCTTCACAAG GCAGAGCAATATCAAAGGAAGAATCGGAAGATGCTtgtgattttaatattatttgtcatCATCATTGTCCTCATTGTTGTCCTCATCGGCGTGAAGTCTCGCTAG
- the STX16 gene encoding syntaxin-16 isoform X2 — protein sequence MATRRLTDAFLLLRNNSIQTRQLLAEQELDELADDRMALVSGISLDPEAAIGVTKRSPPKWVDGVDEIQYDVGRIKQKMKELASLHDQHLNRPTLDDSSEQEHAIEITTQEITQLFHRCQRAVQALPSRARRACSEQEERLLRNVVASLAQALQELSTGFRRAQSGYLKRMKNREERSQHFFDTSVPLMDDGDDNTLYDRGFTDDQLVLVEQNTLMVEEREREIRQIVQSISDLNEIFRDLGAMIVEQGTVLDRIDYNVEQSCVKTEDGLKQLHKAEQYQRKNRKMLVILILFVIIIVLIVVLIGVKSR from the exons ATGGCCACCAGGCGTTTAACCGACGCTTTCTTGTTGTTGCGGAATAATTCCATCCAAACCCGGCAGCTGTTAGCCGAGCAA GAGCTGGATGAG CTCGCTGATGACCGTATGGCTCTGGTGTCAGGCATTAGCTTAGATCCAGAAGCAGCAATTGGCGTGACAAAACGGTCACCTCCGAAATGGGTGGACGGAGTGGATGAA ATACAGTATGATGTCGGCCGGATCAAACAGAAGATGAAGGAATTAGCCAGCCTTCACGACCAGCATTTGAACAGACCTACCCTGGATGACAGCAGCGAGCAGGAACACGCCATTGAAATCACCACCCAAGAGATCACTCAG CTCTTCCACAGGTGCCAGCGAGCCGTGCAGGCTCTGCCCAGCCGGGCGCGCAGGGCCTGCTCCGAGCAGGAGGAGCGGCTCCTTCGCAACGTGGTGGCCTCGCTGGCGCAGGCTCTGCAGGAGCTGTCCACCGGCTTCCGGCGCGCGCAGTCGGGCTACCTCAAAC GCATGAAGAATCGAGAGGAAAGATCCCAGCATTTTTTTGATACATCAGTACCACTAATGGATGATGGAGACGATAATACTCTTTATGACCGG GGTTTTACGGACGACCAGTTGGTGCTGGTGGAGCAGAACACGCTGATGGTGGAGGAGCGTGAGCGGGAGATCCGCCAGATCGTGCAGTCCATCTCCGACCTGAATGAGATATTCCGGGACTTGGGAGCGATGATCGTAGAGCAG GGTACAGTCCTTGACAGAATTGACTACAACGTTGAGCAGTCCTGTGTCAAGACCGAAGACGGCCTGAAACAGCTTCACAAG GCAGAGCAATATCAAAGGAAGAATCGGAAGATGCTtgtgattttaatattatttgtcatCATCATTGTCCTCATTGTTGTCCTCATCGGCGTGAAGTCTCGCTAG
- the STX16 gene encoding syntaxin-16 isoform X3, whose translation MATRRLTDAFLLLRNNSIQTRQLLAEQLADDRMALVSGISLDPEAAIGVTKRSPPKWVDGVDEIQYDVGRIKQKMKELASLHDQHLNRPTLDDSSEQEHAIEITTQEITQLFHRCQRAVQALPSRARRACSEQEERLLRNVVASLAQALQELSTGFRRAQSGYLKRMKNREERSQHFFDTSVPLMDDGDDNTLYDRGFTDDQLVLVEQNTLMVEEREREIRQIVQSISDLNEIFRDLGAMIVEQGTVLDRIDYNVEQSCVKTEDGLKQLHKAEQYQRKNRKMLVILILFVIIIVLIVVLIGVKSR comes from the exons ATGGCCACCAGGCGTTTAACCGACGCTTTCTTGTTGTTGCGGAATAATTCCATCCAAACCCGGCAGCTGTTAGCCGAGCAA CTCGCTGATGACCGTATGGCTCTGGTGTCAGGCATTAGCTTAGATCCAGAAGCAGCAATTGGCGTGACAAAACGGTCACCTCCGAAATGGGTGGACGGAGTGGATGAA ATACAGTATGATGTCGGCCGGATCAAACAGAAGATGAAGGAATTAGCCAGCCTTCACGACCAGCATTTGAACAGACCTACCCTGGATGACAGCAGCGAGCAGGAACACGCCATTGAAATCACCACCCAAGAGATCACTCAG CTCTTCCACAGGTGCCAGCGAGCCGTGCAGGCTCTGCCCAGCCGGGCGCGCAGGGCCTGCTCCGAGCAGGAGGAGCGGCTCCTTCGCAACGTGGTGGCCTCGCTGGCGCAGGCTCTGCAGGAGCTGTCCACCGGCTTCCGGCGCGCGCAGTCGGGCTACCTCAAAC GCATGAAGAATCGAGAGGAAAGATCCCAGCATTTTTTTGATACATCAGTACCACTAATGGATGATGGAGACGATAATACTCTTTATGACCGG GGTTTTACGGACGACCAGTTGGTGCTGGTGGAGCAGAACACGCTGATGGTGGAGGAGCGTGAGCGGGAGATCCGCCAGATCGTGCAGTCCATCTCCGACCTGAATGAGATATTCCGGGACTTGGGAGCGATGATCGTAGAGCAG GGTACAGTCCTTGACAGAATTGACTACAACGTTGAGCAGTCCTGTGTCAAGACCGAAGACGGCCTGAAACAGCTTCACAAG GCAGAGCAATATCAAAGGAAGAATCGGAAGATGCTtgtgattttaatattatttgtcatCATCATTGTCCTCATTGTTGTCCTCATCGGCGTGAAGTCTCGCTAG
- the STX16 gene encoding syntaxin-16 isoform X4 produces the protein MALVSGISLDPEAAIGVTKRSPPKWVDGVDEIQYDVGRIKQKMKELASLHDQHLNRPTLDDSSEQEHAIEITTQEITQLFHRCQRAVQALPSRARRACSEQEERLLRNVVASLAQALQELSTGFRRAQSGYLKRMKNREERSQHFFDTSVPLMDDGDDNTLYDRGFTDDQLVLVEQNTLMVEEREREIRQIVQSISDLNEIFRDLGAMIVEQGTVLDRIDYNVEQSCVKTEDGLKQLHKAEQYQRKNRKMLVILILFVIIIVLIVVLIGVKSR, from the exons ATGGCTCTGGTGTCAGGCATTAGCTTAGATCCAGAAGCAGCAATTGGCGTGACAAAACGGTCACCTCCGAAATGGGTGGACGGAGTGGATGAA ATACAGTATGATGTCGGCCGGATCAAACAGAAGATGAAGGAATTAGCCAGCCTTCACGACCAGCATTTGAACAGACCTACCCTGGATGACAGCAGCGAGCAGGAACACGCCATTGAAATCACCACCCAAGAGATCACTCAG CTCTTCCACAGGTGCCAGCGAGCCGTGCAGGCTCTGCCCAGCCGGGCGCGCAGGGCCTGCTCCGAGCAGGAGGAGCGGCTCCTTCGCAACGTGGTGGCCTCGCTGGCGCAGGCTCTGCAGGAGCTGTCCACCGGCTTCCGGCGCGCGCAGTCGGGCTACCTCAAAC GCATGAAGAATCGAGAGGAAAGATCCCAGCATTTTTTTGATACATCAGTACCACTAATGGATGATGGAGACGATAATACTCTTTATGACCGG GGTTTTACGGACGACCAGTTGGTGCTGGTGGAGCAGAACACGCTGATGGTGGAGGAGCGTGAGCGGGAGATCCGCCAGATCGTGCAGTCCATCTCCGACCTGAATGAGATATTCCGGGACTTGGGAGCGATGATCGTAGAGCAG GGTACAGTCCTTGACAGAATTGACTACAACGTTGAGCAGTCCTGTGTCAAGACCGAAGACGGCCTGAAACAGCTTCACAAG GCAGAGCAATATCAAAGGAAGAATCGGAAGATGCTtgtgattttaatattatttgtcatCATCATTGTCCTCATTGTTGTCCTCATCGGCGTGAAGTCTCGCTAG